A portion of the Pirellulales bacterium genome contains these proteins:
- the tssI gene encoding type VI secretion system tip protein TssI/VgrG, translating to MSTGTATLTQDNRPIGMTASSLGKDKLLLEQFSVSEGLSRPFRIRLSLLGAPDYALAFEKLLGQSVTVRLDEPGGGETRYFNGVVYKLTEGSKVHSPDTGKFLTRYWAEVMPSFVRLRSQVRSRIFQHLSVPDILKKVLTGLNTKWELKGAFEPRDYCVQYHESDFQFATRLMEEEGIFYFFKHTDSDHTIVVANDAGSFANLPGKSAKIVFNDFKGLRDASLHEDRVVRWQKSQEMRSGKYRLWDHCFELPAKNLEATESILATAAVGTVTHHLKVGGNDQWEIYDFPGDYAGRFDGIDKGGSPQPSELSKIEQDNTRTVKIRMEQVAANGLMLDGEGNVRRFIAGYKFQLDKHFNANGTYVLTDVEHVATMEGTYTSNESVPLRYKNTFRCIPTAVPFRPQQVTPKPKIGGTQTAVVVGPAGGEISTDKYGRVKVQFFWDREGKKDLDSSCWVRVAQAWAGKSFGAFFLPRVGDEVIVAFLEGDPDQPIVVGCVYNADHMPAYTLPDNKTRNYVKTRSTEKGTAENFNELRFEDKKDSEEVYFHAEKDFNRVVENNDTLKVGFDKKDKGDQTIDIYNDRTATLDQGNETLTVKKGTRTTTVQKDDTHEVKDGGRIVTVQKDDAHTVKQGDLSVTVNMGNASYKISQGQCTIEAMQSIELKVGATSIKLTPTGVTIQSTMIKLQADGMLQSKSGVIKVAADAMLDMKGGMVKIN from the coding sequence ATGTCGACCGGTACTGCGACGCTAACTCAAGACAATCGACCGATCGGCATGACGGCTTCGTCGCTCGGCAAGGACAAGCTGCTGTTGGAGCAGTTTTCGGTCAGCGAGGGGCTGTCGCGGCCGTTCCGGATCAGACTGTCGTTGTTGGGGGCGCCGGACTACGCGCTGGCGTTCGAGAAGCTGCTGGGGCAGAGCGTTACCGTGCGGCTCGACGAGCCCGGCGGCGGCGAGACGCGATACTTCAACGGCGTCGTCTACAAGCTCACCGAAGGCTCGAAGGTGCATTCGCCCGACACGGGCAAGTTCCTCACGCGATATTGGGCGGAGGTGATGCCGAGCTTTGTCAGACTCCGCAGCCAGGTCCGCAGCCGCATCTTTCAACATCTCTCGGTCCCCGACATTCTCAAGAAGGTGCTCACGGGACTGAACACCAAATGGGAACTCAAGGGGGCCTTCGAACCACGAGATTACTGCGTCCAGTATCACGAATCGGATTTCCAATTCGCGACGCGGCTGATGGAGGAAGAAGGAATCTTCTATTTCTTCAAGCACACCGATTCCGACCATACGATCGTCGTGGCCAACGATGCCGGCAGCTTCGCCAATCTGCCGGGCAAGTCCGCCAAGATCGTGTTTAACGACTTCAAGGGGCTTCGCGACGCGAGCCTCCATGAAGACCGCGTCGTGCGCTGGCAGAAGTCGCAGGAGATGCGGTCGGGGAAATATCGACTTTGGGATCATTGCTTCGAGCTGCCGGCGAAGAACCTCGAAGCGACTGAATCGATCCTCGCGACGGCCGCGGTCGGCACCGTGACGCATCACCTCAAAGTGGGCGGGAACGATCAGTGGGAGATCTACGACTTTCCCGGCGACTACGCCGGCCGGTTCGACGGCATCGACAAAGGAGGTTCGCCGCAACCGTCGGAGCTGAGCAAGATCGAGCAGGACAACACGCGCACCGTCAAGATCCGCATGGAGCAGGTCGCCGCGAATGGCTTGATGCTCGATGGCGAGGGAAACGTCCGCCGTTTCATCGCCGGCTACAAATTCCAGCTCGACAAGCACTTCAACGCCAACGGCACCTACGTGCTGACCGACGTCGAGCACGTGGCGACCATGGAGGGGACCTACACGAGCAACGAATCGGTCCCGCTGCGCTATAAGAACACGTTCCGCTGCATCCCGACGGCGGTCCCGTTTCGCCCGCAGCAAGTCACGCCGAAGCCCAAGATCGGCGGCACGCAGACGGCCGTCGTCGTTGGGCCGGCTGGCGGAGAGATTTCCACCGACAAGTACGGCCGCGTTAAAGTGCAGTTCTTCTGGGACCGCGAGGGGAAGAAGGACCTCGACAGCTCCTGCTGGGTACGAGTGGCCCAGGCTTGGGCCGGGAAGAGCTTCGGGGCGTTTTTCCTGCCGCGAGTCGGCGACGAAGTGATCGTCGCGTTTCTCGAAGGAGACCCGGATCAGCCGATCGTCGTCGGCTGCGTCTACAACGCCGACCACATGCCGGCCTACACGCTGCCCGACAACAAGACCCGCAACTACGTCAAGACTCGTAGCACCGAGAAGGGGACCGCCGAAAACTTCAACGAGCTGCGATTTGAGGACAAGAAAGACAGCGAAGAGGTTTACTTCCACGCCGAGAAGGATTTCAATCGGGTCGTGGAGAATAACGACACGCTCAAGGTCGGCTTCGACAAGAAAGACAAAGGCGACCAAACGATCGACATTTATAACGACCGCACCGCCACACTCGATCAAGGCAACGAAACGCTGACCGTCAAGAAGGGCACGCGCACCACGACCGTGCAGAAGGACGACACGCATGAGGTGAAAGACGGCGGTCGGATCGTCACCGTGCAGAAGGACGACGCGCACACAGTGAAACAGGGGGATTTGAGCGTGACGGTCAACATGGGGAACGCCAGTTACAAGATTTCGCAGGGTCAATGCACGAT